The proteins below come from a single Ignavibacteriota bacterium genomic window:
- a CDS encoding single-stranded DNA-binding protein has translation MAYGLNKVMLIGRLGKDPELKYTANSVPVCNFTMATNESYKNQEGALVERTEWHNIVVYRKAAEIISQYVRKGSQLYIEGKLQTRNWEDKTHAGVKHYITEIVVDDFMFLDSKGGQQGGAPQAPGLPPEPASEPKGDVGSDLPF, from the coding sequence ATGGCCTACGGTTTGAACAAAGTGATGCTCATCGGACGGCTCGGGAAGGATCCCGAACTCAAGTACACCGCCAACAGCGTGCCGGTGTGCAACTTCACAATGGCGACCAACGAGTCGTATAAAAACCAGGAAGGGGCGCTTGTCGAGCGCACCGAGTGGCACAACATTGTCGTCTACCGCAAGGCGGCTGAAATCATCTCGCAGTACGTCCGGAAGGGCAGCCAGCTCTACATCGAGGGCAAACTCCAGACGCGCAACTGGGAAGACAAGACCCACGCGGGAGTGAAACACTACATCACGGAAATCGTTGTCGACGACTTCATGTTCCTCGACTCGAAGGGCGGCCAGCAGGGCGGAGCGCCGCAGGCCCCCGGTCTGCCCCCCGAACCGGCTTCAGAGCCGAAGGGTGATGTCGGATCGGATCTGCCCTTCTGA
- a CDS encoding carbon-nitrogen hydrolase family protein, translated as MKDVSPNTGPSNGRRVRIASAAFLLDDAVSGVEQRLERCTAYAADAATAGADVLCFPEAVISAGLDPAHEERAGGPVFTHFSALALRHEMHIIAPFLTREGKTLYSRATLFQRDGGIAGCYDKVQPNGHELHTITPGDTLPVFELDFGRVAVMLCMDIHFPEIARIYALKGAEILFWPTMTHGPTQESLLVQARARALDNSLCLVEANYAGAPPYAPYAGRHLPGNARIIDHNGDILAQSGRRHGLAIADVNLDEIRLTSQCVLLREPDHMREDLLSLYRRELYIRELQGIGGS; from the coding sequence ATGAAGGACGTTTCACCGAACACCGGTCCCTCCAACGGCCGTCGTGTGCGCATCGCGAGCGCGGCATTCCTGCTCGACGACGCGGTATCCGGCGTGGAACAACGCCTCGAGCGCTGCACGGCATACGCCGCGGATGCCGCCACAGCGGGCGCGGACGTGCTCTGTTTCCCCGAAGCCGTTATTTCGGCAGGTCTGGATCCGGCGCACGAGGAGCGTGCGGGCGGTCCCGTGTTTACTCATTTCTCGGCGCTGGCCCTTCGGCATGAAATGCACATCATCGCGCCGTTCCTGACGCGCGAGGGGAAAACGCTGTACAGCCGCGCAACGCTGTTCCAGCGCGACGGCGGCATCGCGGGATGCTACGACAAGGTGCAGCCCAACGGCCACGAACTGCACACCATCACTCCCGGAGATACACTGCCCGTCTTCGAGCTGGATTTCGGCCGTGTCGCGGTGATGCTCTGTATGGATATCCACTTCCCGGAAATCGCGCGCATATATGCATTAAAGGGTGCGGAAATCCTTTTCTGGCCGACCATGACACACGGTCCGACGCAGGAGTCGCTGCTCGTGCAGGCGCGTGCGCGCGCGCTCGACAACTCGCTGTGTCTGGTCGAGGCGAATTACGCCGGCGCGCCGCCCTATGCGCCGTACGCCGGCCGGCACCTGCCGGGCAATGCGCGCATTATCGATCATAACGGGGATATCCTTGCGCAGAGCGGTCGCAGGCATGGTCTGGCCATCGCCGACGTGAATCTCGACGAGATACGTCTCACATCGCAGTGTGTGTTGTTGCGCGAGCCGGATCACATGCGCGAGGATTTGCTCTCGTTGTATCGGAGGGAGTTGTATATCCGGGAGTTGCAGGGGATAGGGGGGAGTTAG
- a CDS encoding archease: MTGFFEELDHTADIGFRVHAETLADLFAVSARALFHFILAEGDRGDEELTREASVIAIDIQAAGPDLLLREWLGELLYLHTTRRLFFDRFDTDTCDSVTIHAHVSGHMLSAELAARATEIKAVTYHGLTLQATSHGFDAVVVLDT, translated from the coding sequence ATGACTGGCTTTTTTGAAGAACTCGATCATACGGCCGACATCGGCTTCCGCGTTCATGCCGAAACGCTGGCGGACCTCTTCGCCGTCTCCGCGCGCGCGCTCTTTCATTTCATCCTCGCCGAAGGCGACCGCGGCGACGAGGAACTCACGCGCGAGGCATCCGTGATCGCCATCGATATACAGGCCGCGGGTCCGGATCTCCTCCTTCGCGAATGGCTGGGCGAGCTGCTCTATCTCCACACGACACGGCGGCTCTTCTTCGACCGCTTCGATACCGATACGTGTGATTCCGTAACGATCCATGCACACGTGTCCGGCCATATGCTGTCGGCCGAACTCGCGGCGCGTGCGACGGAAATCAAGGCCGTCACGTATCACGGATTGACACTTCAGGCCACATCACACGGCTTCGACGCGGTGGTGGTGCTCGACACCTGA
- a CDS encoding TIM barrel protein: MPLADLRPQATHRDPDELVRHLQSFTLVPKFSAGIWYFAPGGGRFHARYGRERSIVERLDVAASLAPYGLGGMEAHYPNEINEENLDLWKTFSRETGIRIVTVVPLLFHDAQFEWGSLSNPDPIPRRAAIDRTIATLRLNRELDTDFAVVWPGIDGYENPFGIDFASMRARFVEGLAEAMDAVPGVRVAFEPKPYEPRGRILFGTTAEGMLLCHQVESLLRDGTNLALLAEGHHLCCMNPEIGHVLMGYEDLPYAYSWPLSEGRLAHLHVNSQPAGNYDQDLNIGVVHPELFEALLYTLKMHSYSGWFGIDINPERMPVETAIRINIDAARAAADRINSLDHASIIRATTSPAASRGWLEAYLLRARASRPELLPPLTGLGVRN; encoded by the coding sequence ATGCCCCTAGCAGATCTGCGTCCCCAGGCGACACACCGCGATCCCGACGAACTCGTCCGGCACCTGCAGTCCTTTACCCTCGTCCCGAAGTTTTCGGCGGGCATCTGGTATTTCGCGCCGGGAGGCGGACGTTTCCATGCGCGGTACGGCCGCGAGAGGAGCATCGTGGAGCGGCTCGACGTCGCGGCGTCACTCGCCCCGTACGGGCTCGGCGGCATGGAGGCGCATTATCCCAACGAGATCAACGAGGAGAATCTCGATCTTTGGAAAACCTTCTCCCGCGAGACAGGCATACGCATCGTCACCGTCGTGCCCCTGTTGTTCCACGACGCGCAGTTCGAATGGGGATCACTCTCGAATCCCGATCCGATCCCCCGGCGCGCCGCCATCGACAGGACCATCGCGACGTTGCGCCTCAACAGGGAATTGGACACGGATTTCGCCGTGGTCTGGCCCGGTATCGACGGCTACGAAAATCCCTTCGGCATCGACTTCGCGTCGATGCGCGCGCGCTTTGTGGAAGGTCTCGCCGAGGCGATGGATGCCGTGCCCGGCGTGCGTGTGGCTTTCGAACCCAAACCCTACGAGCCGCGCGGACGCATCCTGTTCGGGACCACTGCCGAGGGAATGCTGCTGTGCCATCAGGTCGAGTCGCTGCTGCGCGACGGAACGAATCTCGCCCTGCTCGCGGAAGGCCATCACCTCTGCTGCATGAATCCCGAGATCGGACATGTCCTGATGGGATACGAGGACCTGCCGTACGCCTACAGTTGGCCGCTCTCCGAAGGACGCCTCGCGCATCTGCACGTCAACAGCCAGCCCGCGGGCAATTACGACCAGGACCTCAATATCGGAGTGGTTCATCCGGAATTATTCGAGGCCTTGCTCTACACCCTGAAAATGCACAGCTACTCCGGGTGGTTCGGTATCGACATCAATCCCGAGCGTATGCCCGTCGAGACGGCCATACGCATCAACATCGACGCCGCGCGGGCCGCGGCCGACCGGATCAACAGTCTCGACCACGCATCCATCATCCGCGCCACCACGTCCCCCGCCGCCTCGCGCGGCTGGCTCGAGGCGTATCTCCTTCGCGCGCGGGCCTCGCGACCGGAACTGCTTCCTCCCCTGACGGGGCTAGGAGTCAGGAACTAG
- a CDS encoding NTP transferase domain-containing protein, translated as MASRMRASMGGQGMAVNKGLLRLGPERRPFLDYLLCNAREAGIREVVLLVGEGDDTVRDVYGENPAGNLYHGLRITYAFQPIPEGRSKPWGTADALERALNTDAARGRDAVLVCNSDNLYSTSAIAALCRKRSCGAWIDYARDGLLFDTARIAQFGVTIKDADGYLTDIIEKPTPEQISAMTPDRGSVAVSMNLWRVEPGRIAPYLLSCPVSPGRNEKELPVAIAAMVRDHPRSMQAVPWSEHVPDLTSSSDFPAVEEFLRENYGVPLWGA; from the coding sequence GTGGCATCGAGGATGCGCGCGTCGATGGGCGGACAGGGCATGGCCGTGAACAAGGGCTTGCTGCGCCTGGGTCCGGAGCGCAGACCCTTCCTCGACTATCTGCTGTGTAATGCCCGTGAGGCAGGAATACGCGAGGTTGTCCTGCTCGTGGGAGAAGGGGACGATACGGTGCGCGACGTGTACGGCGAAAATCCCGCGGGCAACCTCTACCACGGTCTGCGTATTACATACGCATTTCAACCCATCCCCGAAGGGCGCAGCAAACCCTGGGGCACGGCCGATGCGCTGGAACGGGCGCTGAATACGGACGCAGCGCGGGGCAGGGACGCCGTGCTCGTGTGCAACAGCGACAATCTCTACTCGACTTCCGCGATCGCCGCCCTGTGCCGCAAACGATCCTGCGGCGCGTGGATCGATTACGCGAGGGACGGACTCCTCTTCGACACCGCGAGAATCGCACAGTTTGGTGTCACCATCAAAGATGCCGACGGCTATCTCACAGACATCATCGAGAAACCGACGCCGGAGCAGATCTCCGCCATGACGCCGGACCGGGGCTCCGTCGCAGTCAGCATGAACCTCTGGCGTGTCGAGCCGGGCAGAATCGCCCCGTATCTCCTTTCATGCCCGGTGTCTCCCGGCCGTAACGAAAAGGAACTGCCCGTGGCCATTGCGGCAATGGTGCGTGATCATCCGCGATCTATGCAGGCGGTGCCCTGGTCTGAACATGTTCCGGATCTCACCAGCTCAAGCGATTTTCCTGCGGTCGAGGAGTTTTTGCGGGAGAATTACGGTGTTCCGTTGTGGGGCGCGTAG
- a CDS encoding S46 family peptidase: MKQMRQLLSFALPVFMAAVILAGCAGSSGVSTSSYDAAKKAQLEQVKAGRFDGGKMWTFDDPPVAYFGEAYGFRPSKEWLDDARLSSLRLTSGCSASFVSGDGLVMTNHHCVRGFLASVQKPGENLLENGFSAADLAAERKIPNAALEQLVEIRDVTKDVLAAMDAANTDQEKIEARGKVISQIEKQASDQSKLRAQVVTLYNGGKFSLYLYKRFTDLRLVFAPELQAAHFGGEYDNFTYPRYAFDCSFVRVYENDAPYESKNFFAWSKDGAQEDELVFVIGNPGRTSRLSTAEQLEYNRDVQYPFTYQLLRERVDMLTSYIKTHPEKKADLYAGLLGVANGMKSYQGRLAGLRDDVLVQRRRDFDRSFRAEVEKRPELKAKYGHIWGEIAQSMQTLREIAPENLGLRAGGLGVSEIFARGFSLVQLHREMRKAEADRLDAYKGERGIRTFAAAGRFSKVDTELDALTLALQLSYMKKYLGASDPIVQFALQGQTEEQAAKRLLGQTVLNDSTAFAGLVADHAAATAASQDPFIVMARMALPRVEKAGAIAREVNAKTQVNATLLGRAQFDVYGTSIPPDATFTLRIADGVVKGYDYNGTIAPPFTTFHGLYDRHFSYPSKDEWKLAAHWQNPPPEFKLSTRCNFSSTNDIIGGNSGSPMINKNSEIVGLIFDGNMESLPGDFIFAEDAGNRTVSVHSSAIMEALRHLYKMSNLVKELESGKRAR; encoded by the coding sequence ATGAAGCAAATGCGACAACTCCTCTCATTCGCGCTGCCGGTTTTTATGGCGGCGGTGATTCTTGCCGGCTGCGCGGGCAGCTCCGGCGTTTCGACCTCGTCGTACGACGCGGCGAAAAAAGCCCAGCTCGAGCAGGTGAAGGCCGGCCGTTTCGACGGCGGCAAGATGTGGACCTTCGACGATCCGCCCGTCGCATATTTCGGCGAAGCGTACGGCTTCCGTCCCTCGAAGGAATGGCTCGATGACGCGCGTCTTTCGTCGCTGCGTCTGACGTCCGGCTGCAGCGCCTCGTTTGTCAGTGGCGACGGTCTTGTGATGACGAATCACCACTGCGTGCGCGGCTTCCTGGCGTCCGTGCAGAAGCCGGGTGAGAATCTCCTCGAGAACGGCTTCTCCGCCGCCGACCTCGCGGCAGAGCGTAAAATCCCGAACGCCGCTCTCGAGCAGCTTGTGGAGATCCGCGACGTGACAAAGGACGTGCTGGCGGCCATGGACGCGGCCAACACCGATCAGGAAAAAATCGAAGCCCGCGGCAAGGTCATTTCGCAGATCGAGAAGCAGGCGTCGGATCAGAGCAAGCTGCGCGCGCAGGTTGTGACCCTGTACAACGGCGGCAAGTTTTCGCTGTATCTGTACAAGCGTTTTACGGATCTGCGTCTCGTGTTTGCTCCCGAGCTGCAGGCGGCGCATTTCGGCGGCGAATACGACAACTTCACCTACCCGCGTTACGCGTTCGACTGCTCGTTCGTCCGCGTGTACGAGAACGACGCGCCGTACGAATCCAAAAACTTCTTCGCGTGGAGCAAGGACGGCGCGCAGGAGGACGAACTCGTGTTTGTGATCGGCAATCCCGGGCGCACCAGCCGTCTCAGCACCGCCGAGCAGCTCGAGTACAACCGCGACGTGCAGTATCCGTTTACATATCAATTGCTGCGCGAGCGCGTGGACATGCTGACCTCGTACATCAAGACGCATCCCGAAAAGAAGGCCGACCTGTACGCCGGACTGCTGGGCGTCGCCAACGGCATGAAATCGTATCAGGGCCGCCTGGCCGGACTCCGCGACGACGTGCTCGTGCAGCGCCGCCGCGACTTCGACCGCAGCTTCCGCGCCGAGGTCGAGAAGCGTCCCGAACTCAAGGCGAAATACGGACACATCTGGGGCGAGATCGCCCAGTCGATGCAGACCCTGCGTGAAATCGCGCCCGAAAACCTCGGCCTTCGCGCCGGCGGGCTCGGTGTATCGGAAATTTTCGCGCGCGGTTTTTCGCTCGTGCAGTTGCACCGCGAAATGCGGAAAGCCGAGGCCGACCGTCTCGACGCGTACAAGGGTGAGCGCGGCATCCGCACCTTCGCGGCAGCGGGCAGGTTCAGCAAGGTCGACACGGAACTGGACGCTCTCACACTCGCGCTGCAGCTTTCGTACATGAAAAAATATCTCGGAGCTTCGGATCCGATAGTCCAGTTTGCACTGCAGGGGCAGACCGAGGAGCAGGCCGCCAAGCGTCTGCTCGGCCAGACCGTGCTGAACGATTCGACCGCGTTCGCGGGCCTGGTGGCCGACCATGCAGCCGCAACGGCCGCCTCACAGGATCCCTTCATCGTGATGGCGCGCATGGCGCTGCCGCGCGTCGAGAAGGCGGGAGCCATCGCGCGTGAAGTAAACGCGAAGACGCAGGTGAACGCGACCTTGCTGGGCCGCGCGCAGTTCGACGTGTACGGCACGAGCATTCCCCCCGACGCGACCTTCACCCTGCGCATCGCCGACGGTGTTGTGAAGGGGTACGACTACAACGGCACCATCGCACCGCCGTTCACGACCTTCCACGGCCTGTACGACCGTCATTTCTCGTATCCTTCGAAGGACGAGTGGAAACTCGCGGCCCACTGGCAGAATCCGCCGCCCGAGTTCAAACTCTCGACCCGCTGCAATTTCTCGTCCACCAACGACATCATCGGCGGCAACTCCGGCAGTCCGATGATCAACAAGAACAGCGAAATCGTGGGCCTGATCTTCGACGGCAACATGGAAAGCCTGCCGGGCGATTTCATCTTCGCGGAGGATGCCGGCAACCGCACCGTTTCGGTGCATTCGTCGGCGATCATGGAGGCGTTGCGCCATCTGTACAAGATGAGCAACCTCGTGAAGGAACTCGAATCCGGCAAGCGCGCCCGCTGA
- a CDS encoding Gfo/Idh/MocA family oxidoreductase, with protein sequence MRLSIGILGCGSIARTHAGVLRGMPEARIAAVCDSDASRAQALAETLPGARWSSDAGEILGASDIDAVYICTRHDSHAPLAVATAEAGKHIYLEKPLALTMEDCDRIGTALRGSSSRLMTGFNHRFHPSVRAAAAHVPEPQLVIAQVCDERWPDDFWANDPAAGGGNVLSQGCHLVDLVCMLHAAPPVRVQAEAGNLRHPGLDIIDTLTATLLFANGGVATLAIADGGTSPLVSKWSLQLMGGSTSAHVHDRFASVTLHRERSTLTQKSDTDISFTDINAHFIRGILRGEPFRTGFAEGRRATAILLRALYAARTGTAQPLDDLPDDTSTRGGQ encoded by the coding sequence ATGAGACTGTCCATCGGAATTCTCGGCTGCGGCAGCATTGCGCGCACACACGCGGGCGTGCTGCGCGGCATGCCTGAGGCGCGGATCGCCGCCGTGTGCGACAGCGACGCGTCGCGGGCGCAAGCCCTCGCGGAGACGTTGCCCGGCGCGCGATGGAGCAGTGATGCCGGCGAGATACTGGGCGCGAGCGACATTGACGCGGTGTACATCTGCACCCGTCACGACAGCCATGCGCCACTTGCGGTTGCCACCGCGGAAGCCGGCAAACACATCTATCTCGAGAAACCCCTGGCGCTGACGATGGAGGATTGTGATCGCATCGGCACGGCGCTCCGCGGATCATCCTCGCGCCTGATGACGGGTTTCAACCACCGTTTCCACCCGTCCGTGCGCGCGGCCGCCGCGCATGTGCCCGAACCCCAGCTTGTCATCGCGCAGGTATGCGACGAGCGCTGGCCCGACGATTTCTGGGCGAACGATCCGGCCGCGGGAGGCGGCAACGTGCTGTCGCAGGGGTGCCATCTGGTCGATCTCGTCTGCATGCTGCACGCCGCCCCGCCCGTGCGTGTGCAGGCCGAGGCCGGCAATCTGCGCCATCCGGGGCTCGATATCATCGACACACTCACGGCAACGCTGCTTTTCGCGAACGGCGGCGTCGCCACGCTCGCTATCGCCGACGGCGGCACCTCGCCGCTGGTGTCGAAGTGGTCGCTGCAGCTCATGGGCGGCAGCACCAGCGCGCACGTGCACGACCGTTTCGCCTCGGTGACCCTGCACCGCGAGCGGTCGACACTGACACAAAAATCGGACACCGACATCTCTTTTACGGACATCAACGCCCATTTTATCCGTGGTATCCTGCGCGGCGAGCCGTTCCGCACCGGCTTCGCCGAGGGCCGCCGCGCCACAGCCATTTTACTGCGCGCGCTGTATGCGGCGCGCACAGGCACGGCGCAGCCGCTTGACGATTTGCCGGACGATACTTCCACACGAGGGGGACAGTGA
- the rnhA gene encoding ribonuclease HI, protein MKHVIIHTDGACSGNPGPGGYAAILQFNGVERELSGGFRLTTNNRMELTAAIVALEALKERCRVTLYTDSRYIVDAINKGWAARWKRNRWMRNKTDEALNPDLWERLLALLGKHLVTIEWTRGHAGDPLNERCDKLAVEASRADDLPEDTR, encoded by the coding sequence GTGAAACATGTAATAATCCACACCGACGGTGCGTGTTCCGGCAATCCCGGACCGGGCGGCTATGCGGCGATTCTGCAGTTCAACGGTGTGGAAAGGGAACTGTCGGGGGGATTCCGTCTGACAACGAACAACAGGATGGAATTGACGGCGGCCATTGTTGCGCTCGAGGCGCTCAAGGAGCGCTGCCGCGTGACCTTGTACACCGATTCGCGCTACATCGTGGACGCGATCAACAAGGGCTGGGCGGCGCGGTGGAAACGCAACAGGTGGATGCGCAACAAGACCGACGAAGCGCTGAATCCGGATCTCTGGGAACGGCTGCTGGCGTTGCTCGGCAAACATCTCGTCACGATAGAATGGACGCGGGGGCACGCGGGTGATCCGTTAAACGAGCGTTGCGACAAACTTGCCGTCGAGGCCTCGAGGGCCGACGATCTCCCGGAAGACACACGCTGA
- a CDS encoding NHL repeat-containing protein: protein MRRSCIIGALAAFLGLSGRVHAQNAAVLVEDYRFGSFIAASNIEIDPFGAVYVTDAGAHSLVKFGADGAPLGIAGGRGWALSEFDHPCGIDARLGIVLYVADRENHRVVRLDKDIHALGAFSTKDKPGAENSFGLPRDVVMTSMGELLVLDGENRRIVSTSGFAAVERSFGGVESGEGRLQNPIAMARFDDDRLVVLESNRISFFDAFGNYIFSGAYNTFEDAKGIACSKDRVAVVGSNTLHLFKTDGTLEHTISRERIVFAGETGAFQDVALGGGRIFILTANSVVVFTLSQ from the coding sequence ATGCGACGGAGTTGTATCATCGGCGCCCTCGCGGCCTTTCTCGGTCTGTCCGGCAGAGTGCACGCGCAGAACGCGGCGGTGCTTGTCGAGGACTACCGCTTCGGATCTTTCATCGCCGCCTCGAACATCGAGATCGATCCGTTCGGCGCGGTGTATGTGACTGATGCGGGCGCGCATTCTCTGGTGAAGTTCGGGGCCGACGGCGCGCCACTCGGTATCGCCGGCGGACGCGGCTGGGCGCTGAGCGAGTTCGATCATCCCTGCGGCATCGATGCGCGGCTCGGCATTGTGTTATACGTGGCTGATCGCGAGAACCATCGCGTCGTGCGCCTTGACAAGGACATCCACGCACTCGGCGCGTTCAGCACCAAGGACAAGCCCGGCGCCGAAAACAGCTTCGGCCTGCCGCGCGATGTGGTGATGACATCGATGGGCGAACTGCTCGTACTCGACGGCGAGAACAGGCGCATCGTCTCGACCAGCGGCTTCGCGGCCGTGGAGCGCAGCTTCGGCGGCGTGGAATCGGGCGAGGGACGGCTGCAGAATCCCATCGCGATGGCGCGCTTCGACGACGATCGTCTTGTCGTGCTGGAATCAAACCGCATCAGTTTCTTCGACGCCTTCGGGAACTATATTTTTTCCGGCGCGTATAATACCTTCGAGGACGCGAAGGGAATCGCCTGCAGCAAGGACCGCGTCGCCGTTGTCGGATCGAACACGCTGCACCTGTTCAAAACCGACGGAACCCTCGAACACACGATATCACGCGAACGCATCGTCTTCGCCGGCGAGACGGGCGCATTTCAGGACGTGGCTCTCGGCGGCGGGCGCATTTTCATTCTCACAGCGAATTCTGTTGTTGTTTTCACACTTTCACAATAA
- the xylB gene encoding xylulokinase, translated as MRPLTLGIDIGTGGAKAVLVRDDGAVMAKAFTPYPLSTPRPLWTEQDPRDWWEATLTSISRAMQDAGAAAADVIGIGITGQMHGLVALDEHGEPLRPCILWNDQRTVAECDEIHTRIGADRVLRICGKPALPSFTAPKLLWMQAHEPALFMRIHTVLLPKDYIRWRLSGALLSDVSDASGTLLFDTARRTWSEDVLAALDIPRRVLPEVTESTEASAFVSADAARVCGLRAGTPIAGGAGDQAAEAVGCGVLGGDEVSVTIGTSGVVFAGMDDYRLDPAGRVHSYCHAIPGHWHVMGVMLSAGGSFRWHRDTFCAEEREKAAAAGIDAYDLMTEFASRIGAGSDGLLFLPYLTGERTPHADPYARGVFFGMTLRHTRHHFTRAVMEGIGFGLKDAFLCINDLGYTPDTVRLSGGGARSELWRQMLADMLDVPVAPVGVAEGAAYGAALLGAVASGLHPTVFSAVEHAVVLGEPSIPGADVPAYAALYPRYRALYRALRGEFAALHAVAG; from the coding sequence ATGCGACCACTCACACTCGGCATCGACATCGGCACAGGAGGCGCGAAGGCGGTTCTCGTGCGTGATGACGGCGCCGTGATGGCGAAGGCATTCACACCGTATCCCCTGTCGACCCCGCGTCCGCTGTGGACCGAGCAGGATCCGCGCGACTGGTGGGAGGCGACACTGACGAGCATCTCGCGTGCAATGCAGGATGCTGGGGCAGCAGCAGCGGACGTCATCGGCATCGGCATCACGGGGCAGATGCACGGCCTCGTCGCGCTCGACGAACACGGCGAGCCGCTGCGACCGTGTATCCTTTGGAACGATCAGCGGACCGTCGCCGAATGCGACGAGATCCACACGCGGATCGGCGCCGACCGTGTGCTGCGCATCTGCGGCAAGCCCGCGCTGCCCAGTTTCACCGCGCCGAAACTGCTGTGGATGCAGGCACACGAGCCCGCGCTGTTCATGCGTATTCACACCGTGCTTCTGCCGAAGGACTACATCCGCTGGAGACTCAGCGGGGCGCTGCTGAGCGACGTATCGGACGCATCAGGCACGCTGCTGTTCGACACCGCGCGGCGAACCTGGTCCGAGGACGTTCTTGCGGCGCTCGACATTCCGCGCCGTGTGCTGCCGGAGGTCACCGAATCGACCGAAGCGAGCGCCTTCGTGTCGGCGGATGCCGCGCGTGTGTGTGGTCTGCGTGCCGGCACACCAATCGCCGGTGGCGCGGGAGATCAAGCCGCGGAGGCCGTCGGCTGCGGCGTGCTGGGCGGAGACGAAGTGTCGGTCACCATCGGCACCTCGGGTGTCGTGTTCGCGGGCATGGACGACTACCGCCTGGATCCCGCCGGGCGCGTGCACTCGTATTGTCACGCGATACCCGGCCACTGGCACGTGATGGGTGTGATGCTGTCCGCGGGCGGCAGTTTTCGCTGGCACCGCGACACATTCTGCGCCGAGGAACGCGAGAAAGCCGCGGCCGCGGGCATCGACGCGTACGACCTCATGACGGAATTCGCCTCGCGCATCGGTGCGGGGAGCGACGGACTTCTGTTCCTTCCGTATCTCACCGGCGAAAGAACGCCGCACGCCGATCCGTACGCGCGCGGCGTGTTTTTCGGCATGACCCTGCGGCACACGCGCCATCACTTCACACGCGCCGTCATGGAGGGGATCGGCTTCGGATTAAAGGATGCGTTTCTCTGCATCAACGATCTCGGCTATACGCCCGACACGGTGCGCCTCTCGGGCGGCGGCGCGCGCAGCGAACTGTGGCGGCAGATGCTCGCCGACATGCTCGACGTGCCCGTCGCGCCTGTGGGTGTCGCCGAGGGTGCCGCATACGGCGCCGCGCTGCTGGGCGCGGTTGCGTCCGGCCTGCACCCCACTGTGTTTTCCGCCGTGGAGCACGCGGTCGTGCTGGGCGAACCGAGCATTCCGGGCGCCGACGTCCCGGCCTACGCTGCGCTGTACCCGCGATACCGCGCGCTGTACCGCGCCTTACGCGGAGAGTTCGCGGCCCTGCACGCCGTTGCCGGATAG
- the rhaD gene encoding rhamnulose-1-phosphate aldolase yields the protein MHQHLLDDVARTAALLDARGWAESSAGNISVMYDGPAPGIAMPDGLVHLGQPLVELAGRHMLITGSGTRMRDTAADPASCLAVMHIAADGTTAAQYCAVEGQHSRPPSSEFHTHAAVHAFLARNGRDESCIVHTHATEIAAITHHEDFLNEDALNHLVWSMQPEAALFIPEGLGLVPYMISGTATIGEATVEALAARSVVVWEKHGILAVGRTCEAAFDLIDVVAKSIRIYLLCKSAGFVPEGLSKADIDALRKRAAG from the coding sequence ATGCACCAACATCTCCTCGACGACGTTGCGCGCACCGCGGCCCTTCTCGATGCGCGCGGCTGGGCAGAGAGCAGCGCGGGCAACATCTCGGTCATGTACGACGGCCCTGCCCCGGGTATCGCCATGCCCGACGGACTGGTCCATCTGGGCCAACCGCTCGTGGAGCTGGCAGGACGGCACATGCTCATCACCGGCAGCGGCACACGCATGCGCGACACCGCGGCCGATCCGGCCTCCTGCCTCGCCGTCATGCATATCGCGGCCGACGGAACAACAGCGGCGCAATACTGCGCGGTCGAGGGCCAGCACAGTCGTCCGCCATCGTCGGAGTTCCACACGCACGCTGCGGTACACGCGTTCCTTGCGCGGAATGGCAGGGACGAGTCCTGCATCGTCCATACTCATGCCACAGAGATCGCCGCGATCACGCATCACGAGGATTTCCTGAACGAGGATGCGCTCAATCACCTCGTCTGGAGTATGCAGCCTGAAGCCGCGCTGTTCATCCCCGAGGGTCTGGGTCTTGTGCCCTACATGATTTCCGGCACGGCCACTATCGGCGAGGCAACGGTGGAGGCACTCGCCGCGCGCAGCGTCGTGGTCTGGGAGAAACACGGGATCCTTGCCGTGGGCCGCACCTGCGAGGCCGCCTTCGATCTCATCGATGTGGTTGCCAAATCGATACGCATCTACCTGCTCTGCAAGAGTGCCGGCTTTGTGCCCGAAGGTCTGTCGAAGGCCGATATCGACGCGCTGCGCAAACGCGCCGCCGGATGA